A region of Ignavibacteriota bacterium DNA encodes the following proteins:
- a CDS encoding nucleotidyltransferase domain-containing protein codes for MDKELLDKLRLLKSEASKYFDFQQVFLFGSYAKAENNKSSDIDVAFIVDDISDDFWNLSAKLFEIVDKIDNRIEPLILSKFSDNSGFTENVIKNGILIN; via the coding sequence ATGGATAAAGAACTTCTTGACAAGTTAAGATTACTTAAATCCGAAGCATCGAAGTATTTTGATTTTCAGCAGGTATTTCTTTTTGGCTCTTATGCAAAAGCTGAAAATAATAAATCAAGTGATATTGATGTAGCGTTTATTGTTGATGATATTAGCGATGATTTTTGGAATTTATCCGCAAAATTATTTGAAATTGTGGATAAGATTGACAACAGAATAGAACCATTGATATTATCAAAATTTTCAGATAATAGTGGCTTCACTGAAAATGTGATAAAAAATGGTATTCTTATAAATTAG